In Montipora foliosa isolate CH-2021 chromosome 13, ASM3666993v2, whole genome shotgun sequence, one DNA window encodes the following:
- the LOC137981841 gene encoding putative nuclease HARBI1, producing the protein MAPRVKSSLIPAALHVLTAVSLVFQLYGIIIMWKVNELRRNQAVFTDILRKRNYFIQKMKHRKQRALNRSKRSCWYKKGRTDLWWKNLINGVADEESWNKNFRMSRGSFMYLVDELRPHISPDQRSPNNRALTAEKKLGLTLYFLKDTGSIRMTANTFGVAVCTASMTVTEVCKAISSNLGPKYIYLPKDIESMRKKVSEFEANFGMTQAFGCVDGTHIPIKRPSENSQDYFCYKQYFSLNIQAVCDYRGFFMDVECKWPGSVHDAKVFANSPINAKLRDNKLPTTYQSPVSSGVKVSSYLIGDPAYPLLPFCMKEYDTCARDEQVIFNNLLRSARNPIECAFGRLKARWAILTRSMNFKLEEMPTIIYACFVLHNFCEKQNAYIDQDVVNSQVEVIKRNEAQFKNIPDPTYSYNEDEGNVIRKILTDIVLQNM; encoded by the coding sequence atggcgccGCGGGTGAAATCTTCGTTGATTCCCGCTGCATTGCATGTGTTAACAGCTGTTTCATTAGTATTTCAGCTCTATGGAATCATTATAATGTGGAAAGTTAATGAGCTGAGGAGAAATCAAGCTGTTTTTACTGATATTTTGCGAAAACGAAACTATTTTATACAGAAGATGAAACATCGAAAACAGCGAGCATTGAACCGAAGTAAGCGATCTTGCTGGTACAAGAAAGGACGAACCGATTTATGGTGGAAAAACCTAATTAATGGTGTAGCAGATGAGGAGTCCTGGAATAAAAATTTTAGGATGTCAAGGGGATCATTCATGTATCTCGTAGACGAGTTGAGGCCGCACATATCACCCGACCAAAGATCACCAAATAATAGAGCCTTAACCGCAGAAAAAAAGTTAGGACTGACATTGTACTTCTTAAAAGACACAGGTTCAATACGTATGACTGCCAACACCTTTGGAGTGGCAGTTTGTACTGCTTCTATGACAGTAACTGAAGTTTGCAAAGCAATTTCTAGTAATCTTGGACCAAAGTACATCTACCTCCCCAAAGATATTGAAAGCATGAGGAAAAAAGTATCAGAATTTGAAGCAAATTTTGGAATGACACAAGCTTTTGGTTGTGTTGATGGAACACATATTCCTATCAAGCGCCCTTCAGAAAACTCACaagattatttttgttataaacAATACTTCTCCCTAAATATTCAGGCTGTCTGTGACTACAGGGGATTCTTCATGGATGTAGAATGCAAGTGGCCTGGTAGTGTACACGATGCTAAGGTTTTTGCAAATTCTCCTATCAATGCAAAGTTAAGAGATAACAAGTTGCCAACTACTTACCAGTCACCAGTCTCAAGTGGTGTCAAAGTATCTAGCTATCTCATTGGTGACCCAGCATATCCACTGCTTCCATTCTGCATGAAAGAATATGATACATGTGCCAGAGATGAGCAAGTTATATTCAATAACCTGCTTCGTTCAGCTAGAAATCCCATTGAATGTGCTTTTGGGCGTCTTAAAGCAAGATGGGCCATACTTACCAGGAGTATGAATTTCAAGCTTGAGGAAATGCCAACAATTATTTATGCATGTTTTGTCTTGCATAATTTTTGTGAAAAGCAAAATGCATACATTGATCAAGATGTTGTGAATTCCCAAGTTGAAGTAATCAAGAGAAATGAAGCCCAATTCAAGAACATCCCAGATCCTACTTATTCTTACAATGAAGATGAAGGAAATGTCATCAGGAAAATTCTTACTGACATAGTGCTTCAGAACATGTAA
- the LOC137982105 gene encoding uncharacterized protein yields MARRAGPLAEISPGDAEISASGLEKFSYKTRHPGNRAENYHSAHVKFADQKERGSHFNMAAVESSPDCESNAPKTRKRKQFRWDEKMIENLIDSLQSYKATMLYKGLDFNGDKSHQYKEIRISMAKIYLDKDVTLFGPVTSPSLPEDFKDLSKEEQKKSKKLVKESTDLINRGNKRVMEKVKEIRQNFSKAVVSGRRSGSGKIVFEYYDKLVTLWGGSASSEPLAFGVGSDDFEEDDTQDIDCEQEVQNVEEDKGENDGLDEGVHVEEKDEENEEEEPVSKKAKSSVPRLIDSKRKHLEKSLSAAQRDQLLLKEAKDDAQFRKDLAQGMRESTESFTSSIKDISKAMTDLGQGLCRSLEMLSRSFQPPTPVNQNMFYQAPYAGPHHVQNMQPGYFHQMLDPTQNPHAQEWE; encoded by the coding sequence ATGGCTAGGCGGGCTGGCCCGCTTGCCGAGATCTCGCCTGGCGatgccgagatctcggcaagcGGGCTGgaaaaattctcatataaaACACGCCATCCCGGTAACCGGGCTGAAAATTATCATTCTGCGCATGTCAAGTTCGCTGATCAAAAAGAACGCGGCTCACacttcaacatggcggcggtaGAAAGTAGTCCAGATTGTGAATCTAATGctccaaaaacaaggaaaagaaagcaATTTCGATGGGATGAAAAGATGATAGAGAACTTAATAGACTCTCTACAGAGTTATAAAGCAACTATGTTGTACAAAGGTTTGGATTTCAACGGCGATAAGAGCCATCAATATAAAGAAATCAGAATATCTATGGCAAAGATTTATCTCGATAAAGATGTTACTCTTTTCGGTCCTGTGACTTCCCCTTCTTTGCCTGAAGATTTCAAAGATTTAtcaaaagaagaacaaaagaaatccaaaaagcTTGTAAAGGAATCAACAGATCTCATAAACAGAGGAAACAAGAGAGTTATGGAAAAAGTAAAGGAGATAAGGCAGAATTTCAGTAAAGCTGTTGTTTCAGGTAGAAGGAGTGGAAGTGGAAAGATAGTCTTTGAATATTACGACAAACTTGTGACCTTATGGGGAGGATCAGCTTCATCTGAACCTCTTGCATTCGGAGTAGGTTCAGATGATTTTGAAGAAGATGATACACAAGATATTGATTGTGAACAAGAAGTACAAAATGTAGAAGAGGATAAAGGTGAGAATGATGGGTTAGACGAAGGTGTACATGTAGAGGAGAAAGATGAAGAAAATGAAGAGGAAGAACCAGTCAGTAAGAAAGCTAAAAGCTCTGTACCACGTTTGATTGACAGCAAAAGGAAAcatcttgaaaaaagtctttCTGCTGCTCAAAGAGATCAACTGTTATTAAAGGAAGCAAAGGATGATGCACAGTTCAGAAAGGATTTAGCACAGGGTATGCGAGAATCAACAGAGAGCTTTACAAGCAGCATCAAGGATATCAGCAAGGCTATGACAGATCTTGGTCAAGGGTTATGTAGATCATTAGAGATGTTGTCACGATCATTTCAACCTCCAACTCCTGTTAATCAGAATATGTTTTATCAAGCACCATATGCTGGTCCACATCACGTCCAAAATATGCAACCTGGCTACTTTCACCAAATGTTGGATCCCACTCAAAATCCCCACGCTCAAGAATGGGAATAA
- the LOC137981842 gene encoding uncharacterized protein has product MQGKLSAALKLLENESSSGLLDLSPAVLQGLKDKHPEAAEIAEESLLHGPINSIPPGVFDLIDEEMIFKSASRTKGSAGPSGMDSEIYKRILCSKNFKNEGKMLREELAIFTRQLLTKSYHPSLLEAYTSCRLIPLDKDPGIRPIGVGEVLRRIIGKTVSVFLKEDIKDAAGPLQVCAGHSAGAEAAIHAMSQIFDEEGSDGVLLIDASNAFNQMNRSVALHNIQILCKEMALYIINTYRSPSRLFICGGGEILSQEGTTQGDPLAMAWYSVNTSMMIYYLRAHCPGVKQAWLADDSAGGGVITSLYDWYKLLSQEGEKFGYLVNGSKSWLIVKSEEAAAEAARVFGDEVNITIEGQRHLGAVIGSQEYKDMYCKEKVRAWKGELETLSEIAKNQPHAAYIAFTKGFKSKFTYFLRTIESFEDYIDPVQEVIDDLLLPTFFGQTEPLPDEVRQLATLTTAQGGLGVPDLRSEAPQQFTASASITAAHVDSITTQSTIMITGENSVEELKRHHQALKAGREKAKMESIDSTLSPDLLRLANQARDKGASSWLNAIPLKDQGLALNKQEFRD; this is encoded by the coding sequence ATGCAAGGAAAACTGTCAGCAGCTTTAAAACTCTTGGAGAATGAGAGTTCATCAGGTTTGCTCGATCTATCACCTGCAGTCCTGCAAGGGCTAAAAGACAAACATCCAGAAGCCGCTGAGATTGCAGAGGAGAGCCTGTTACATGGCCCGATCAACTCTATCCCACCAGGTGTGTTTGACCTCATAGATGAGGAAATGATTTTTAAGTCAGCCAGTAGAACCAAAGGCTCCGCGGGACCATCAGGAATGGATTCCGAAATTTACAAACGGATCTTATGCTCAAAGAATTTTAAGAACGAAGGGAAAATGTTAAGGGAAGAGCTAGCCATATTTACAAGACAACTACTCACAAAGTCGTACCACCCGTCTTTGTTGGAGGCATATACATCATGCAGGCTTATACCGCTCGACAAAGATCCGGGAATTCGTCCAATCGGTGTCGGAGAGGTTTTGAGACGGATAATAGGTAAAACTGTGTCCGTGTTCCTTAAAGAGGATATCAAGGATGCTGCGGGGCCCCTACAAGTTTGTGCAGGCCACAGCGCAGGGGCAGAGGCCGCGATACACGCCATGAGCCAGATTTTCGATGAGGAGGGGTCAgatggagtactgttgatcgATGCAAGTAATGCATTTAACCAAATGAACAGATCTGTAGCTTTGCACAACATTCAGATTTTATGCAAGGAAATGGcgctttatataataaacacctACAGAAGCCCATCTAGACTTTTCATCTGTGGGGGAGGTGAAATACTCTCACAGGAGGGGACAACACAGGGCGACCCCCTTGCTATGGCTTGGTACTCGGTTAATACATCAATGATGATTTATTATTTGAGAGCACACTGCCCGGGGGTTAAACAAGCATGGCTCGCGGATGATTCGGCAGGCGGTGGAGTAATCACATCGCTTTACGATTGGTACAAGCTGTTGAGTCAGGAAGGAGAGAAGTTCGGTTACCTTGTGAATGGGTCAAAGAGTTGGCTTATAGTAAAGTCAGAGGAAGCTGCCGCAGAAGCAGCGAGAGTATTCGGTGATGAAGTTAATATCACTATTGAGGGTCAACGTCATCTAGGAGCGGTCATTGGATCACAAGAATACAAGGATATGTATTGTAAGGAGAAAGTGCGTGCATGGAAAGGGGAACTTGAAACACTATCAGAAATTGCTAAGAATCAGCCCCACGCAGCGTATATCGCTTTTACGAAGGGGTTCAAGTCCAAGTTTACTTATTTTCTTCGCACAATTGAGTCATTTGAGGACTATATCGACCCAGTCCAGGAGGTAATCGACGATCTACTACTTCCAACATTCTTTGGCCAGACAGAGCCCCTTCCCGACGAAGTGCGCCAACTCGCTACCTTGACAACGGCCCAAGGGGGACTAGGCGTGCCGGATCTGAGATCGGAAGCACCACAACAGTTTACCGCATCAGCATCAATCACAGCCGCACATGTAGACTCCATAACAACTCAGAGTACCATCATGATAACAGGCGAAAATTCCGTAGAGGAGCTGAAACGTCACCACCAGGCGCTAAAGGCCGGAAGGGAAAAGgcaaaaatggagtcgattgACTCCACCCTCTCCCCTGATCTTCTTCGATTGGCCAATCAAGCAAGAGACAAAGGGGCCAGCTCTTGGCTTAACGCGATCCCCCTTAAAGATCAAGGTCTAGCTCTTAACAAGCAAGAATTCAGAGAC
- the LOC137981843 gene encoding NLR family CARD domain-containing protein 4-like — protein sequence MVLLRNICGLSAPASTGSWDILPHASDNSIEANIARIKYYRNNVYGHATQASVDEPIFQALWLEISNALLALGSAASYTSAISRLKTDSMDPDVEVHYRELLKEWKKDDDSTKDKLEQLEGTLPYYWVAYGKPSRESFEQWKSEESISKVELNKIKESFSEDICRAKLQEHYKQTSKVRTSSWSRLSLVDIDQIYTRLSVIQRQTTLAGSKQSEMAHYSDLFSPIGKGNNPKRILVQGETGIGKSTFAKRLAIDWARLGNTQTEDKQAAVLRRFKLVVFVDLKEVSKYQSLKDVIYNSKLFAREDKWLVEGLLNYITNHQNEVLLLLDGYDEYHSGQESQIFDIFSGKELRNCCVLMTSRISKASELQEFQGLLAEITGFSEEDKLTYITRQLDDKRDARDLYDHLQENKLKDLAKVPLLLLFFCMLWKKEQSDGFSKSKTSLYSKIVQHVLSHKQGKNTPPRFSRLEDNSEILNRIGKLALECLLNDDHIFPYGKLSSEVLCEESVVIGFLQVTECTESLQPTEMVSFIHKSIQEFLAAWYVTHKCIPDGNLGLIEEHTQTLKSCREFKNVLLFVCGLSDEGAGKVFDHLKSVTINDPSLDISEAIPDEDHKYKPLDEVVQRHLQFSDLVFYCFEEVHSKQELAKLCVDCFDGITVLTKPPSYLALLFSGVNSWTFILNPFEVLWHKNSVATFHKVVKTLNCLDAPMKITENSENVFLGVFLRKFLDVECELICGFSSILHIHDGDVSVYFRELDLSCAAHARLFTESAQAVALPCQSVSLVPQKTSLTFLSTFCCFELSAMKDVGAVIKNCTHLMSIEVRDAEDSVCEFLQQLPNPSKCDLKLTCKLMSKGTEELAELLPSFENITRLCISFDRCCAEKAILRLVSSITHKSLVYLKLLEIHLTPAVAAALGLLFQRLSSLQYFFLVGTGDSLNVKDMLALFGRIDKDMPLVFLKFSNVNVSGSLSPLTRKLCFFPHLRWLELECLDLDEYDLQYLETSFSDVPNLYGLSLNGNALDHLQKPLASFLMKLGKIKYFDCEGCKLSGETLRILQEALPHLSISSENSIVD from the exons ATGGTACTGCTGAGGAACATTTGTGGCTTGAGTGCCCCTGCCAGCACTGGAAGCTGGGACATCCTTCCCCATGCTTCTGATAACAGCATTGAAGCCAACATAGCAAGAATCAAGTATTACAGAAACAATGTCTATGGTCATGCAACCCAGGCATCTGTTGACGAGCCAATATTTCAAGCGTTATGGCTTGAGATCAGCAATGCACTGTTAGCACTTGGATCTGCAGCAAGTTATACATCTGCAATAAGCCGACTGAAGACTGATTCCATGGATCCTGATGTTGAAGTGCACTATCGTGAGTTGCTTAAAGAGTGGAAGAAAGATGATGATAGCACCAAGGACAAGCTTGAACAACTTGAAGGTACACTaccttattactgggttgcctatggcaaacccagtcgag AATCTTTCGAGCAGTGGAAATCAGAAGAAAGCATTAGCAAGGTCGAATTGAACAAAATAAAAG AGTCTTTCAGTGAGGACATTTGCCGGGCAAAGCTCCAAGAACATTACAAACAAACATCCAAAGTGCGAACGTCTTCTTGGTCCAGGTTGTCTCTTGTAGACATTGATCAAATCTACACCCGACTGAGTGTAATACAAAGGCAAACCACCTTAGCTGGGTCAAAACAGTCTGAAATGGCTCACTACAGTGACCTCTTCAGTCCAATCGGTAAGGGAAATAATCCAAAGAGGATTCTTGTGCAGGGAGAGACAGGAATTGGTAAAAGCACTTTTGCGAAGAGGCTAGCGATCGACTGGGCTCGACTTGGTAACACTCAGACTGAAGATAAACAAGCAGCTGTTCTGAGGAGGTTCAAGCTTGTTGTTTTCGTTGACCTCAAAGAAGTGTCCAAATATCAAAGCCTCAAAGATGTTATTTATAACTCAAAACTTTTTGCCCGTGAAGACAAATGGTTAGTGGAAGGGCTTCTGAATTATATCACCAACCATCAAAATGAAGTTCTTCTGTTGCTGGATGGCTATGATGAGTATCACAGTGGACAAGAATCTCAAATCTTTGACATATTCAGTGGAAAAGAATTGAGAAACTGCTGTGTGTTGATGACAAGTCGAATTTCCAAAGCTAGTGAGCTCCAAGAATTTCAAGGCCTGCTTGCAGAAATAACAGGATTCAGTGAGGAGGACAAACTGACGTATATAACTCGACAGCTTGATGACAAAAGAGATGCCAGAGATTTGTATGATCACTTGCAAGAAAACAAACTGAAAGATCTTGCAAAAGTTCCCTTACTTTTGCTGTTCTTTTGCATGCTATGGAAAAAGGAACAGTCAGATGGCTTTTCGAAAAGCAAAACGAGCTTATATTCAAAGATTGTCCAGCACGTTTTAAGCCACAAGCAAGGAAAGAATACCCCTCCTCGCTTTAGCAGATTAGAGGATAATTCAGAGATCCTCAATCGAATCGGTAAGCTGGCCTTAGAGTGTCTTTTAAACGATGACCACATCTTCCCGTATGGTAAACTTTCTTCTGAAGTCCTGTGTGAAGAAAGTGTTGTCATTGGTTTTCTTCAAGTAACTGAGTGTACAGAAAGCTTGCAACCAACGgaaatggtttctttcattCATAAGAGCATACAAGAATTCTTAGCAGCCTGGTACGTGACTCACAAATGTATACCTGATGGAAATCTCGGTTTGATTGAAGAGCACACTCAAACCTTGAAAAGCTGTCGCGAATTCAAGAACGTTCTTCTCTTTGTCTGTGGACTTAGTGATGAAGGAGCAGGGAAAGTGTTTGACCATTTGAAGTCAGTGACAATAAACGATCCTTCACTTGATATATCAGAAGCGATACCAGATGAAGACCACAAATACAAGCCATTGGATGAGGTTGTTCAGAGACACTTGCAATTCagtgatttggttttttatTGCTTTGAAGAGGTACATTCAAAGCAAGAGCTTGCAAAGCTTTGCGTTGATTGCTTTGACGGGATTACAGTTCTCACAAAACCGCCCTCTTACCTTGCGTTACTGTTTTCTGGTGTGAATTCCTGGACTTTTATTTTGAATCCTTTTGAAGTGCTTTGGCATAAAAATAGCGTTGCGACTTTTCACAAGGTGGTAAAAACATTAAACTGCCTTGATGCCCCAATGAAAATAACTGAGAATTCTGAAAATGTTTTCCTCGGAGTATTTTTGAGAAAGTTCCTCGACGTTGAATGTGAACTGATTTGTGGTTTTTCATCAATCCTTCATATCCACGACGGTGATGtcagtgtttatttcagagagTTAGACCTGAGTTGTGCTGCCCATGCCAGACTATTCACTGAGAGTGCACAGGCTGTTGCTTTACCGTGTCAGTCGGTAAGCTTGGTTCCACAAAAGACGTCTCTTACGTTCTTAAGTACGTTTTGTTGTTTTGAACTTTCTGCAATGAAAGATGTTGGTGCTGTAATCAAAAATTGCACCCATTTGATGAGTATCGAAGTTCGAGATGCGGAAGACAGTGTTTGCGAATTTTTGCAACAGCTCCCAAACCCTAGCAAGTGCGATTTAAAATTGACTTGTAAACTGATGTCAAAAGGAACTGAAGAACTCGCTGAATTGTTGCCAAGTTTTGAAAACATCACGAGACTTTGTATTTCCTTTGATAGGTGCTGTGCTGAGAAAGCAATCTTGAGGTTGGTTTCCAGTATCACGCACAAGAGCCTCGTTTACCTGAAGCTACTTGAAATCCACCTGACTCCAGCAGTTGCCGCAGCGCTCGGTCTTTTGTTCCAGAGATTGTCATCCTTACAATATTTCTTTTTAGTTGGCACAGGTGATAGTTTAAATGTTAAAGACATGTTGGCCCTTTTTGGCAGAATAGACAAAGACATGCCGTTGGTATTTTTGAAGTTCAGCAATGTCAATGTTAGTGGGAGTCTCAGTCCACTAACCAGAAAACTTTGCTTTTTTCCGCATTTGAGATGGCTAGAACTTGAATGTTTGGATTTGGATGAATATGACCTGCAATATTTGGAAACGTCCTTTAGTGATGTCCCAAACCTGTATGGCCTGAGCTTGAACGGTAACGCATTGGATCACCTGCAAAAACCCCTCGCATCATTCTTAATGAAACTTGGTAAAATCAAGTATTTTGATTGCGAAGGTTGTAAATTGTCAGGGGAAACTTTACGAATTCTTCAAGAAGCACTTCCCCATTTATCCATTTCTTCCGAAAACTCCATTGTTGACTGA